The genomic interval ACTTTATATCAAGAAGTCCGTCTGCTACAAAAAGGAGATAACTTGTATTTCCTATATTAAAGTTTCTTGTTTAAGAAATGGGGCCCAAACACCACCCCGACCACGCAGGTGAAGACAAACAGCACCCAGAAGATGACAGccagcagctgcacacagaaCAGGGTCTTCTTGCTCTGCTCTATGACCTCGTCCTCGCCCACCAGGCCTGGTGCCATGCCGTACGGCCTGTCCGGGTGCATCTGCTGCACCCGCAGGCTCACAGTGGGTAGGATGATGAAGCGGGTGTCCCTGTTCTCGCCCTCCAGGGAGACCACCACTCTCTGGGTGACCGTGGCCAGGCGGGTCGCCATGGTCACAGGCATGCGGAAGGCCAAGGGGGGCAGCCTGGCCAGGATGCGAGAGTTGGAGGGTAAGGAGAGGGGATCCCCGGATTCTAGAGGGGTGAGGTGGCGGCACAAGGGGCAGGGGACGGCTGGTGGGATGCGGGGGTCCGGTGGCTCGAAACGGCTGAGCTGGATCCTCTGGAGGCACTCGGTGCAAAATACGTGGTGGCACTCCAGCATGCGGGGACATTTGTTGTACTGGTTGTACTCCTGGTAGCAGATGGGACACTCCACATCCATGGGCTCCCCAGGGGTGGgtgcagatgcagcagctggGCCGGCCTGCTGGGATACTGGGACAACATCCCCTGTCATGGTGGGAGCGAGGGTGAGCGGAGTCAGCTTCGGGGGAGCTCAGTGATGGCAAGATGAAAGTTGTagatgaatatttaatggatGAGGGAAAAATCTGTaaagagaaaacaacttcaAGATCAACTTTGAGTCTGTGAGAGTGAGAAACCTCCAGAAGCTCACGTGGCGTTTACAAACACCAGCATCTGCTCCCCCAGGGATCCTTATGTGTTCCTTCTACGTTTTATTAACAGATTCCACAGCGTGTGAGTCATAGCAATCATCCAGTTAACCACTCCAACCAtcaaccccccccacctcagACGCACTGTCCCCCTTGCTCCGTGTAGTGTGTGCTGGCCCGCACGTCACAATCAGAGCGAGTCCAGGAAGTTgggaaatacaaaaacaatcgaagcagcagaggaactgTTGAGGGAAGTAATACATCTCTGCGCTCAGACGTTCAGCATGTGTTTCTGAGCGTTTAGATCTGTTTTACACCGGTGACTCACCGAGGAGATGACACAACTCTGACAGGCCCCAGACGCATTCAAATGAATTAACAGCCAAACCAAGCAGCCAAAACGTGAGAGTGAgggtcaaataaatgtttagttAAAGGATCAGTTCCACATTTATTGAAATATCCAGATTTACAgtcctgtgtctctctttaTGTCTAGCATCTAGTCAAATATgccaaatgaaaatacaaaaatacatataaaacttttttttgatCTGATAACTGTAATAACAGACTGACAAAACATACATCAGACATGGACATACATCAGTTTaataagaactaccttaaaagacagaaaccatctttaagaaaaaactAATGGACACGCACTTTTACCTTTCAGTTTTGCTTACGTCTCATCTGATAACATGGAGGAATTAGTAGTTtactaaaaaacaacattgtctGCTGCTCGGAAATAGGaaactaaaaatgttttccCATAATATCCATGACCCAACTATCGACCCCGACTCCCTCCCCCTGTTTGTTGCCACTCTATGTGACTCATTCTTTCCTCCATTCTTCCCGGCAGAAAAGAGGCAGAATTCCAGAATGCCAccaaacaaaatcaaattttGCTTGGGGGCAATTGATGAAAACaagtgatgtgtttgtttttcatgggAGGACAATATTCAACGAAATATGAAAAATCAAAAGTGGAAAATAGGTTGCAGTTTTCTGTAGGTGGATTTTATTAGCTCGCCGTTTTATAGccttcatgctaagctaagctaagtgGCTGAGCTAGGTTTTTTATCGGATAGAGAGACATGAGAGTAGTATCAAGCTTTGAGACTTGTCCCtcccaagaaaaaaaagagtgtcACTCGTTTCAGCAAATGTCCCAAAGAGATGGGTGTTCGTGTTCGATGACaaagccccctggtggccagaGGAGTTCTGACTCCTGTCTGTTGGGAACAAATGAGGAAATAGTGAGTTACATAAATTGAGAGAGGGAGTCGGGGTCGATAGTTGGCTCGATGAAATGTTGAGCTTATGCGGAGGAGACCACTTAACGTTTCATATTTCCTAGGAACAGATGAAGGGACAAAGGGGACAGTGGTTGATGTCATCGTCCAACTTTtagcaggaaaacaaatgagcGTATTTCACGAAATAACAGTTTCTGTGAGTTATGCAGTCTGATCTGATGCCGATTCATATTTCACTTGGCACAGAAGCCATATTTGAAAGTTTGTTTAATATGACTTAAAAACATCATTGGATTTTTTGGGGTTatatgaacacatttttatctGTTGCTCACACGGGACCATAAGGAAACCCATGCTGCCTCATCGGGGATTGTTGCTGAGCAGACGGGGTCTCCTTTGGATTCGTCCATGGCAACACGTTTGCCTGAAACCTTTTCTTTcagaagtaaaaacaatagTTATGTAATCAGAGCTAAAAAGGTGGTTAAATACAGCAACAATAAGGATTTGGtttcactgaaagaaaaacattaaatatctaATTAGACACaagctttgaaaaaaacaacaactctggCACCAGTTCTGGATGTTTGCTTTGTGTAAATAACTGAGCCCTCTTGTGTCTTGTCTCTGTGTCGGCCTCCAGTTTCAATCACAGTGTACAGACAGAGTATGGCAGCGGTCCATTATTACACACTGAGAAGCAGATAAGAGACGCACTTAccctccactcacacactcctttGATCAGAGCACTTTGATGCCCACTTCCTCTCACACTTCTTCTTcacatgttggtgcagatctctTCCTGGCAGGGAGTCGTCCTCCCTCTCCGTCTTTGTGAGCAAATTAGCCGCTCAAATTTCTGCCTTAATACTCCGCAGCTACGTGCCTAAACCTGGCTCGCTTGTATCCTCCTGTTTTCACTCCGTCTCACCTGATTTTACTCATCCCCGTCTGGCCTCCCATGAGGCCTCTCTCTGCGGTTTGCTGAGCGATAATTAAACCCTTGGTGATCTGAGCGTAACCAGGACACACAAGACAGAAAATGACAGGCTCTGGCAAATCTTACTCTACGTGCGCCATACGTTATTATGCTTCCTCGCTGTCAGCATGTTGGGTCTTTGAAATAGCAAAACCTGGATTAGGGTgcaattattaatatttttctaTGTTTCAAGTCAAGTTAATGATGTGGAAAATGGTAATTTAACAAACTAAAgtggtcacattttttaaattctagGGCATGTCCGGAAAAACTGGTAAAGGTAAGTAAGCTGCGGGGACAGAACAGgacagcacagtgtgtgtgtgtccaggggGGCTGTTCAGAACAGAGTGAATGTTCCTCTCAAGTGTAAATAGATGAATTATTGACAGATAAATAACGTCACACGAGCCACAGCCTGAATACGTGCATGTGTCTGGCACTCTGAATGATTTACTTGTCCCCAGTTCGGCCTGTTCAGGCTTGTTGAACACCCAAGCTTCTATTTTCGCTGTAATTATTTGTTACTCACTATCAGACCGAAAGTAATCAAACTCAGGGGTGTTCATTTTACTCTCCCTGCCAGTTTCTTATCGATTTAATGGGATACTTGAAAGAAGGAATGCTGTTCCCCTGAGGTTACTTTAAGTCTCATGTTGTGTGACAGATTCCTCAGCTTTCACAACAAGTTTATGAAAAGAATTAGAATGAGAAGGTTTTACACTCACCAcgtaaaacatttaaatctcatGTTTTATCTACAAAAGACAAGATTGCAGTCTTATAACAATAACGTTAATTTGGCTAAGGAGTGTTGAACATTTTGACCAGGTGAAGGCGCTAGATGAAATGTCGGGGAATTACAGAAGCTTTGTTTTGAAGAAAAGTTAGGGGGTCGTCTATGTCAGTAGGATTCCTCCTCGAGAGACCATGGTTGTGTTAGGAACATTCCTAACTGAGGGGAAATGACTCGTAATTATTTCAGCAGAGGACATTATAAGAGCTGCTCAAATTCTCACGACATGTTCCAGAACTGATCCTCACATGATGgtctgatttcttctctgtcacgTCTATCCAGTCAGGAGTCACAATTAACAACAGACATAGTGGATTTAGAGTTCACAACATCATCGTCACAACTGAAGAGTATGTTGTTATTTCCTGTGAATAAATGAGGATTCCATTTTCCATCTGTCTGAACGGAAAACACCTTTTCTCCAGATGTGTCATTCTGTTTTGGACAGGAAACGTTTATTATAACTGTCAGCACATAGTACCGTACAGTTTGTGGATACATGACTATCTGGATACATGGTTTTCACAGGACACTGCTGTTTGGACTTGTAGTAGGAAAATCaggtgtaaataataataataaaacacaactctGTTCTATTTACGTGTTCCAGTAGAAACCAtggcagtgtgacagtgagccgGCAGGAACAACTGAAGCAGCTAcatggaattcagccatcacGCATTGTATTTATATCTTTGATTGGCCTATTGTGACATGTTGAGACATGTTCGAAATTCAACATCGCTCCAAACTAAAACAAGGTTTCACTACGTCacgaagaaaacaaacatccttcagaaactaaaagaataacaacacaacattcatcctcaaagaaatcacacaaacaagacACTGCTAGAGGCTAAATCAATTTATTGGAGATGTTACTGGAACTGTTGATATTTTCTTTCCCGTAATGTTCTCCTCacttttgggaaaaaaaatataattataaccTTGACTCTGGTGGAAAAGCCGTTTTTGCATAACCTAACACACTTACAGTAAGCAATAGAATCAAACAAAAGCCGGGAAGGTCTAAAACAtattaacaaaagaaaataaacacacacacacacacacacacacacacacacacacacacacacacacacacacacacacacacacacacacacacacacacacacagagagacagacagagtgagagggGGAGCCAAGATTTCAGCGGAAATCACCATGAAAGGAGTTCAGGTTGAACAACTgccagcagcagggagaggtTGTTTGGGGATTACCATGGCGAGGGAGGAGCTGACACGACGTCATGCCTGACACACCCTCACATGTCAGGGAGGTCAATGACGGCTGACAAAGTGCAATACAGTGCAGGAATCTTAAGAAAGGACTGCCTGGCTGGGGATTCCTCAAACACTTTTACTgaacttcatttaaaaataaacttcctCAATAGACCTTGTTTAATGTCCTGCTTCCTCTTCTACCTGCTCATGTGTTATCATTATCAGCGTGGTTATTGGATCGTGTGTGGGTGAATGAATGATTCAGAAATTCAAACAACATGATGTGTTTAATGTCCCACTGTGGAGATACACATGTGGATGTGGgttttgttcttctttgtgtgtgtgtgtgtgtgtgtctgtgtgtgtgtgtgtgtgtgtgtgtgtgtgtatggatgtgtgtacttttctttctgcagtTGTGATGGCCAATTGTAATTCATAACAATCGTTGTGAAGACATTTTGGTTGGttctcacacacaaagtgttgtttgagggttaagacttcAGTTTAGGAATCAGGCTAGAATTAGgcttaggttagggttagaattaggttcatgtcagggttagaattaggttcatgtcagggttagaattaggtttatgttagggttagaattaggttcatgtcagggttagaattaggttcatgtcagggttagaattaggtttatgTCAGGGTTAGAATAAGGTTCATGtcagggttagaattaggtttatgttagggttagaattaggtttatgtcagggttagaattaggtttatgttagggttagaattaggttcattttagggttagaattaggtttatgTCAGAGTCCGAATAATGTTTCGGGTTAGCGTCAGAATTAGATTTAGGGTTagtggttaaggttaaggttagaagGGTAgtaggcatgaattggtcatggttaaggtatAAGGCTTTGGTCAGGAGGTCCACAATGAATTTTAGGACTTCAGGGGGTCCCAGGCAAAAAGGGACATCGTATAATTTCACTATAATTTCATCAATAATCTACACACTGAGAGAATGTATTACTGTtcctgaaagaaaacaatgatATACGAATAAGGGTACGTGGTCTACTTTGTGtcagtgaagtaaaagtaaaaaaatagtAAAAGTAAACAAGCTGAATAGGGCAGtacagtttctgtgtgtgtgttgtgtgtgtgtgtgtgtgtgtgtgtgtgtgtgtgtgtgtgtgtgtgtgtgtgtgtgtgtgtgtgtgtgtgtgtgtgtgtgtgtgttgcctggTGACTCACTCAGACTTTCTGGCCCATATTCAAACCCAGTCCCTCCCACACGTGTCCTCTGAGGTATAAATATGTgccgctcactcactcactcattcattcaacCCACTGAACCAGACACCACCGCTCAGCAGCATGTACTCACACATCGAATGCGGGATCTGTTACCGGACCTACAACGCCGGTCGCCGGTGTCCCCGGGAGCTCCGCTGCCGTCACACCTTCTGCGAGGGCTGCCTCCTGGCTCTGTCCCGACCCGGCGAGGGAAGCCCGGGGGCGGACACCGCGATCCTCTGCCCGCTGTGCCGACAAACCACCTCCATCCCTTGCGAGGGGAGGATCCGATCGGAGCTCCGGGTGGATGAGAGCGTCCTGGCTCGGCTGATGGAGGCGGAGGTGCTCgatcaagaggaagaggaggacccGGAGGAGGCTCCGGACCAGGACGAAGACGAGGGGGCGACGCTCCAGGAGACTCAAGCCGAGGAGAGCGACTCTTCCGCGGGCTCCAGAGGCGGGAAGGTCCGGCGGTCCTTGAAGAAAGTTTGGAAGGTGATAAGCGGGAAGAGCTTACAGCAGGGCGGTGGACAAAGTGAGTACACACTGCATTAGTTCATGGTTCAAATAGTTTTACaagattatattattattattattactattgacATCAGGAAGGGATGTTAAGTTATGATGAGCAGTGGCGGATCTATATTtataaatcaggggccataa from Hippoglossus stenolepis isolate QCI-W04-F060 chromosome 23, HSTE1.2, whole genome shotgun sequence carries:
- the si:ch73-335l21.2 gene encoding RING finger domain-containing protein — translated: MTGDVVPVSQQAGPAAASAPTPGEPMDVECPICYQEYNQYNKCPRMLECHHVFCTECLQRIQLSRFEPPDPRIPPAVPCPLCRHLTPLESGDPLSLPSNSRILARLPPLAFRMPVTMATRLATVTQRVVVSLEGENRDTRFIILPTVSLRVQQMHPDRPYGMAPGLVGEDEVIEQSKKTLFCVQLLAVIFWVLFVFTCVVGVVFGPHFLNKKL
- the si:ch73-335l21.4 gene encoding E3 ubiquitin-protein ligase-like, which encodes MYSHIECGICYRTYNAGRRCPRELRCRHTFCEGCLLALSRPGEGSPGADTAILCPLCRQTTSIPCEGRIRSELRVDESVLARLMEAEVLDQEEEEDPEEAPDQDEDEGATLQETQAEESDSSAGSRGGKVRRSLKKVWKVISGKSLQQGGGQNCMTSDDLRNLAMMSCYMF